Part of the Streptomyces sp. NBC_01264 genome, GTCGCAGCCGCAATTCGTGGCGCAGTGGAAGACCACGGGCGCCCTGAACGCGCACGTCGAGGAGATGTACTCGGGCCACACCCTGGTCAAGGTCTTCGGCCGGCAGAAGGAGTCCGCGGCCCTGTTCGCCGAGCAGAACGAGGCGCTGTACCGGGCCTCCTTCAAGGCGCAGCTGGTCAGCGGGATCATGCAGCCGGTGATGCTGTTCATCTCGAACATCAACTACGTGCTCGTCGCGGTCGTCGGCGGTCTGAAGGTCGCCTCCGGCACCCTGTCGATCGGTGACGTGCAGGCCTTCATCCAGTACTCGCGCCAGTTCTCGATGCCGCTCACGCAGGTCGCCTCCATGGCGAACCTGGTGCAGTCCGGCGTCGCTTCCGCGGAGCGGGTCTACGAGCTGCTGGACGCTCCGGAGCAGGAGGCGGACGCGGAGGTTCCTGAGCGTCCGGAGAACCTGCGCGGGCAGGTCACCTTCGACAAGGTCGCCTTCCGCTACGAGCCGGACAAGCCGCTGATCGAGAACCTCTCGCTGAGCGTGGACCCCGGGCAGACGGTCGCCATCGTCGGCCCGACCGGCGCCGGCAAGACCACGCTGGTCAACCTGCTGATGCGGTTCTACGAGGTCACGGGCGGGGAGATAGCCCTCGACGGGGTGGACATCGCGAAGATGACCCGCGAGGGGCTGCGCGGAGGCATCGGCATGGTGCTCCAGGACACCTGGCTGTTCGGCGGCACCATCGCGGAGAACATCGCCTACGGGGCCACGCGCGAGGTCACGCGCGCCGAGGTCGAGGAGGCCGCGCGGGCGGCCCACGCCGACCGGTTCATCCGTACCCTGCCCGAGGGCTACGACACGGTGCTGGACGACGAGGGCGCCGGAGTCAGCGCGGGCGAGAAGCAGCTGATCACCATCGCGCGGGCGTTCCTGTCCGACCCGGTGATCCTGGTGCTCGACGAGGCGACGAGCTCGGTGGACACCCGTACCGAGGTGCTGATCCAGAAGGCGATGGCGCGCCTCGCGCACGGCCGTACGTCCTTCGTGATCGCGCACCGGCTGTCCACGATCCGCGACGCGGACCTGATCCTGGTCATGGAGAGCGGCTCGATCGTGGAACAGGGCACGCACGAGGAGCTGCTGCTCTCGGGCGGCGCCTACGCGCGGCTGTACGCGGCGCAGTTCGCGCAGGCGGTCGCCGAGGTCGATTAGCCGAGGTCGAGCGGCACGGCCGGTATCGGGAGGGGCGCCCTGCGGGGCGCCCCTTTTCCCGTA contains:
- a CDS encoding ABC transporter ATP-binding protein — protein: MSGPGGRMMMGPPTTRSMDFKGSGKRLLSALARDRAKLWGMILAVVGSVAASVTGPKILGEATDLVFAGIVGRNFDKGLTKQQALDGLRARGEGGMADMLSGTAFTPGKGIDFGAVGVVALWALAVFTAAGLLMLVATRLSNHIMNGTVYRMREELQAKLSRLPLSYFDQQKRGEVLSRATNDIDNIGQTIQQTMGQLLNSLLTIVGVLAMMFWISPVLALVALVTIPVSAYVAAKIGKKSQPQFVAQWKTTGALNAHVEEMYSGHTLVKVFGRQKESAALFAEQNEALYRASFKAQLVSGIMQPVMLFISNINYVLVAVVGGLKVASGTLSIGDVQAFIQYSRQFSMPLTQVASMANLVQSGVASAERVYELLDAPEQEADAEVPERPENLRGQVTFDKVAFRYEPDKPLIENLSLSVDPGQTVAIVGPTGAGKTTLVNLLMRFYEVTGGEIALDGVDIAKMTREGLRGGIGMVLQDTWLFGGTIAENIAYGATREVTRAEVEEAARAAHADRFIRTLPEGYDTVLDDEGAGVSAGEKQLITIARAFLSDPVILVLDEATSSVDTRTEVLIQKAMARLAHGRTSFVIAHRLSTIRDADLILVMESGSIVEQGTHEELLLSGGAYARLYAAQFAQAVAEVD